The genomic region catgtgtgtctattCTTGGTGTGATAGTCTCTGTGACGTTTCTGTGTGTTCATATGAgagcttgtgtgtatgtatgcatgtagatgtgtgtgtgtgcaaagtgtATCGGCGGGTTCCCAGGCAGggatcctcctcctgcctggctggacatggcctccataacAACgatgggaggaggacgaggttgTTAGTGGTGACCTACGAaccagctgtgtctgtgtttgcggcACTCAGAATGTCCACTGTGACCCCCGTCACTCTCGTGGCTCTGAGACACAGAGGCACCAGCTAAAAGGATTTTagaccctcacacatacactcacacactattcTTTTTTACCTCCCTTTTGTTTTTTCTGTTCCTTCTTTTTTCCTCCTCTGGCTGCGTCTCTTGAAAGACTCTGTTTATGCTTCACCACAATACTCCGCACCTGATTagcactcggatcgttaagcagtctcaaaaatggtaacctgagaaataaaacaaatgtaagattataattttttgtacatacagtatatgcacaTGACATAATGAGGGATCCAATCACGATAAACAATGTCTCTGTATTATGACATTAGTGGTACTCTCAgtgactatctctctctcacacacatgctctctttccctcccttctttctctgtctctccttgtcagcgggggggaggaaaggcctGATTGAGTGGTTCTGCTCTATCCCCCACGCTCCATTGTCTTTCACTAACTGTGGGGCGAGCAACAAGGACTCGTGAGTTCTGGATTGTGCGTTCTACCCTTGACATTAGTACATCTAAGTGCTCTGATGCCACGTTTTTACTGAATCCTGAGGCTTGATGTTCACTGGTGTCTCGGATCACTCTTTCGCTTGTTTCGTGTGGTGTTTGGTGCTGGTTTCCAACATTCACTGTAATTCTTTCCCTGTCTCGTTCCTCATttcattctctttttctcccacaTCCCCTATATTTTCATCCCTTCTACACGTTCTCtgccacctcctcttcccctcaacATCCTTCTCACCTCCGTCCATTCCTCTCCCTGTCCATCTTGTCTATCTTCCCCCTCTATCcattcatctctccctttctctctacctacccctcatgtcacccctccccctctgtcttatcttcctgtcctccttccctactgtatctctgtctccagaCTGTTTCTCCTCCAAGGCTGAGGACAGGCTCTTCAGGAAGCTCTTCAGGAAGTATAACCAGTTCATCCGGCCCGTGGAGAACGTGTCCGATCCCGTCACTGTGGAGTTCGAGGTCTCCATGTCCCAGCTGGTCAAAGTGGTAGggaacacagacatgcatgcacacattaatacctacacgcacactctcacatgcaaaaatgcacagatacacacacataaatatacaatatgtagaaatgcacacagacagtcatgcacacacacgtacagatgtCCATACAaatggacagaaagacagacagaatgacGGAGAGTTTTTAATATTTAACATAGACTTTGAGCAGAGCCCTCGAGATGAAACTTTCCATCACCTTCCTAGCAAGCGGTGTGTGGTCAGGAAGCAATCTCACTAAAAGCACCCACTCTGCTCTTATGCAGCAGAGTGGGTGtggacgtgtatgtgtgtgcgggtgtctaATATAGGGAGAGAGTGTTATGTCTGTGTGACTTATATCAAATTTCCTGTCTGAGAAGGATTGGAGAGTGGATAGGCGGACAATTATCAGGAgagatgtgagacagagacagagagaaagagagagatggtgctACTTTTCATCTTTGCTACAGCAAAGATGGTAGAGCCCAAGAATATAACAAAAGCATCGTCCTCCAGTAGAGAAGGTAATCTCTCTTCAGCTTATTGTCCATAAAAGAATGGATTAAGTTACATTTTGCAAGTGGAAGCTTATTTGATTTGATGGACATTTAGCTCACTCAGCAGGTAAGAGAAAGTCttccggggtgtgtgtgtgtttgtgtgtgtgtgatttgcagGTAACTTAAGGAATGTTTTACTGAAATATGGTCCCCCTAGTTTAAGGTAATTCAACtgtgagctggagagagagaggtggggggggtgaggtcccAGGGGTGAGGTCCCATGCTGTGTTGCATaatatcaactgtcaatcatggTTTAACTGCCTCTGTTGAGGAAGTTGGGGTCAGAGGTTGTTGAGGTTAAGCTCTATTTCCATTTCCTTTTCAAGTCAATGCTGGCTTTGCTGTATTTCCTCTGTAAATTACGTTTTCTGAAAAAATCCCAAATATTTGACAATTTGATACCAAAACTGCTTTTTTAATGTTGCCTCAAGCCATAAAAGTAGAATTTCCATAGACTGTTGCCATCCTAATGTACACATACACCTACtaaacacatattcacacatacACCTGCCATTTTACAGGCATgtgcacatgtacacatgcacacatgtactCACAccacttctccttctctctctaacatGACATTTTCCTCTGCAGGATGAGGTGAATCAGATCATGGAGACCAATCTGTGGCTGAGACATGTAAGTGCACatgcgcgcacaaacacacacacacatatacaaagagACCTATTGGGGGGTTAGATGATATGGGGTGATTGGATGAGGGGGCATGTCGAAACTTGTTTACATTCTGTGGATAACACATCGTTGTCAATATGGATGGtcccatactgtgtgtgtgtgtttgtgagtgtgagagagagagaaagaacgagagaggcagagaatgaTGGAGAGCAAAGAATGGGCAAAGGGACAGcaaaagcgagagagaggtagaatgaGAGACCAGGCCCTCTTAAGGTCAATGTGTGACACATGGTCAAGGAGCTTCTATCATGATGTTTAATGCctgggcatgtgtgtgcagtagtgtgtgtgtgtgtattagggaGGTTCAAAGCAGGTCAAGGTATATTTACTCGAAGTAATCAATGTTTCTGAGCAGCACAGCCACGCTAGGCTACACAGCATCATGACATAGATCAATAGATGGCAGGACTGAACTTTTAACCCCACTGGATGCTTTTTCAACACCATAGAAACGCAGAAGGTAATTATCATTCATAGACAGAGTTTTTAGCTTGGAACAAAAGGCATTGAAAGCAACTCTCTCACTTTACTTTACATAAaactgtctttttgtctctttctttttgtctctttctctgtctttccctctttcctcccctctttgCTGTCCTTCAAGTTTGGCAAttatgttccctccctccctttaccTCCTTCCAGCTGCATCACACAGCTCAGGGATTATATACCGTTAAAGCAGAGGTGTCCCTCGCTTTCCCCCGAAAAACAGTGAGGACGCCAGTGACTCATTTTAACATTGTCCTGTGTCAATCTGAATTTAAAGGCATATTTAAAGGAATATAAAGGCAATTGTAAATCGATCATATAAACAATGAATGCAATACATTGGAGACGGAGGTCATGCCTTTTTACACAAAGCAGTGGCTAAAAGCAGTGGGCTTAAGGTcacacagtgtgtctctgtattgATTATGGCATGTTCTTATTGATTATGGCACACTACTGTGACATACATTTATAAACAAGCCATTCTCATGTTTGATCTTTCTTTCTGCAGTAGTTGTTTACTGCAAATATTTAATCTGAAACTTAATTAGCATTTGGTGGCCAAGACAAAACATTAGCACACAACCATACTCCTAGCAGACATCAAGCCTTCATCAAAACAAACTGGAAATCCATAGCATGTTGCGTGTTTGAAGTTAATTTGTCCCGCAGTCATCATAAGCATTTGACAAATTGATGAATCAGCTAAAGCGAACGCAAGGAAACTGTGGTTAACAAACCaacctttttcttcctctctgtccctctgattTGAGTTCCTCTGCTTCAGACTGAATAGCAAACTAAAGGCTCTAATAGTGAATGTCCAAGTTGTCCTTTGGTAAAAAAGAATAATCTTAGGTGACGTTTTCTGACCTCGACCATTCaaaccattgtgtgtgtgtctcttatcAGTCTGTCACCTTTAGAAGGGAAGAGAACTTCTCCTCGTATCTTGCTTTTCAAGGAGCattagcacagacacacatactgacgTGTGAGCGCTCTTTCTTTCAGATCTGGAATGACTACAAGTTGAAGTGGGCCCCGGTGGAGTTTGATGGGATAGAGTTCATCAGAGTTCCATCCAACAAGATCTGGAGACCAGACATCGTGCTTTACAACAAGTTCGTTCTCAGGACTTTACATTCATCACTATCATCATCCTCAGCATCACTGAATCCTCTAGTTTCTTGTTTTGCAAAACTGTGTTTATTGCACTTATTTGGATCTTAACAATTCTTCAAATCTTTTTCAAATCTTTATATTAAGCGGTGAAAGAGGccttttcactccattctaTTTAACTGATTTCCCATTGCTCTcatttctttctcccttctcctgATTCCAAGAGTGTCACAGTACAAATCAACTGAAGTTATTTGAAGGTCCTTCTCACAATGGAGGGCTAATTCGCTTTCTACCCTTCTTCTTTCTCATTCACTTTACCAATCaatattctctccttctttGTCCACTCCAATCATccatatatttctctctctctctctctctctctctctctctctctctctctctctctctctctctctctctctctctctctctctctctctctctctctctctctctctctctctctctgtctctctgtctctctctgtctctctctctctctctctctgtgtcttgctCTCTTCCACCATACCACTCTGTCCCTTCAAatacctcttctcccctctctccaatgtccacttccttctcccctccaccctctccatctccctccctcctcccgtctggcccctccccctcctctccagtgcTGTGGGGGACTTCCTGGTGGAGGACAAGACCAAGGCTCTGCTGAAGTTTGACGGCACCATCACTTGGGTCCCCCCTGCCATCTTCAAGTCCTCCTGCCCCATGGACATCACCTACTTCCCCTTCGACTACCAGAACTGCTCCATGAAGTTCGGCTCATGGACCTACGACAAGGCCAAGATCGACCTAGTCCTCATCGGCTCCAAGGTCAGAAGATACCCCGTTCGAATCTGCATATCTAATCTTGCCAGTGAACCTATTACTCACTCAGTATATGCTCTTGGttcaatttgtaaaaaaaaaattacgtataatatatatttttacaagCCATGAGACAACAGCAATGCAATTTAGCACATAAATGAATAAATCCTATATTCCTCGCTGTAGGTCAATCTCAAAGACTTCTGGGAGAGCGGGGAGTGGGAGATCATTGATGCGCCGGGCTACAAACACGACATCAAGTACAACTGCTGTGAGGAGATCTACCCCGACATCACCTACTCCTTCTACATCCGGAGACTTCCACTTTTCTACACCATCAACCTCATCATCCCCTGCCTGctcatctccttcctcaccGTGCTGGTCTTCTACCTGCCCTCCGACTGCGGGGAGAAGGTCACCCTCTGCAtctccgtcctcctctccctcaccgtgTTCCTGCTGGTCATCACCGAgaccatcccctccacctcgCTGGTCATCCCCCTCATCGGCGAGTACCTGCTCTTCACCATGATCTTCGTCACGCTCAGCATCGTCATCACCGTCTTCGTGCTCAACGTGCACTACCGCACCCCCATGACCCACACCATGCCCGGGTGGGTGCGCTCCGTGTTCCTCAGCATCCTGCCCAGGGTGATGCTCATGAGGAGGCCGCTGGACCAGGACGGCAAGGCCGTGGGGGTGCAGAGCTtcggtgaggggggaggatccGGAGGCAGGGccggagggagtgggggaaagggagcgaagaagaggaagaacagTCTCTCacaggtgggtggagggaggcagatggatggatggatggacagatggacagactgaCATGTTgaggaaaaaatattttcgaaacgTTTCAAAACGCATACACAGACATCCAAACACATGAAGCACCCCAGACATATGTTGAtcttaaatctatttaatctaaTCTTAAACCGACCAGGAAAAACAACAGATTTAACCTCCATCCTTCTGAATCCACAGCAAAGCGGAGGAGGCTCGGTCAACTGCCTGGACTTTGGAGAAAACAAGCTCTCCGTGGAAGGAGGCTGCGCTGGCAAGAAGTGTCCCTGCCCTTGCCAGCACGGCAAGGAAaccccagagacagcagaccctGGGAAGCTGAGTCGCCAACTGAGCCACCAGAGCGTCAACACGGTGGTGGCGTTCTCCATGGTGTCACCTGAGATCAAACAGGCCATCGAGAGTGTCAAATACATCGCAGAGAACATGAGGAGTCGGAACAAGGCCAAAGAGGTACAGTCCTGTTCATTGACGTAGCTTCCAATGCTagctcagggttagggttcatcTGAAACAGTGCAGACTATGCTCCCAGCTGATACAGTAATATGCTGTAAAAcgtatttttttatgtttcagtcaaagtgtgagatgtgtgtgtaatacACTGTATTATGCATGAAGGTAAACACATTATCTTATGTACTTCCAAAGTGAGCCAAGAAGAAATAATTAGGCAATCCAGTTCACAATTCATTTTACTGTAAAAATGACTCCAAAACAAAGTTTCAAGTTACAACCCCCTTTTTGTTATAAATACACTGTGCCAGACCTCCCAGAGGTGTTATGCAGTCTTTGATATGCAAAACAGCCCTCTCAATATGCACTGTCAAAATGTCTGTCACTGTGTTTGACACTTTGGATGCATATCATTAACAGAGTTATTTCCCCCTTTGCAAATCACGTCGTCATTGCATCAAAACTTACCCAACATGAGTTTGTCCTTCTTTCATCCTTTATTCAACTTCCTTGCTCTTCATCCATTACATCCATTACTCCTACATTATAAAGTATTATATGTCCGCCTCTCTTTTGTCACCTGTCTATCCTTTACCACATTTGACCATTGTTCTATCCCTCCCACTTCTCTTTACGTCCTATTTTTTCCTCTGCTTTATCGTATCGTTTTTTCATTCTCAGGTGGAGGATGACTGGAAgtatgttgccatggtgatcgACAGGATATTCCTTTGGGTCTTTATAACGGTCTGCATCCTTGGAACCCTGGGCCTCTTCCTGCGGCCTGTCATTGGCTTTCTGTCATAACCAAAAAACAATTAAGGTTCATAGCAATCAGCAATCAGGCCAATTAGCAGTTTTTTTTCATCTGGACCAATTGAATAAACGCTGTTAGTGCTGCACCAGGACAAAATCTTTCACTCAGTCACTCTTGAATTAAGTACCGTAATCGAAACTTTTTCAAATAAGTATTCCCCAGATAAAAACCCCAACCATAGAAACCAATAGCAAAATGAGCAGTCCCTATTGATAGATTTTTATCTGTCACAGCTAATTAATAATCAGATCGGCGAGGTCTCAGCCAATCCTAACCACATGCTTTCTGTGTCGCAACCAATTACTAATGAAACTGAGAAGACATCTCAGAACGTCCTTGTAATGTTAACAGCCTGTTGAAACAGTCAACTTCCGCCATAGGTATTGCTATGACAACATCATGACTGTATTCTCATAGAAGGGTGTGGGGCATCTTACAGGAATAAACGATCAGAGCTTCCGGCTCTGTATCCTAATGAAAAtggacatgatacaaagtacaAACAGATGCCTTTATGAGTGTTCTGGAAGGTTTAATTTCTTATCTGGGTAAATATATGATTCATTTATACATGAATGACAGCCTCCTGAAATAGAACCTTCAACTCAATTCTGGAATTAATGTATCAGGGGATTCTATCATCCATTTTTATGGTCATTAATTTATGTGTTTATTTTCCGAATCATTTTTTAATTAAGTTCACCATTGTATGTAGCCCTGTATTACCACACACAGATAGCGCATGAGAAACATTGATTAGCCTCTTTTAAATGAGTCTACTATATCAGCCATTCCAGAAAACTGCTTTGTGCTTTTGATTGCCATAATCCCTTTGCAATTACATTCTGACTGTCATTAACAATACACACCTTGCACTACTGAGACTACTCAGTAGTGCAAGTACACTACTCACTTTTGTATCTATGttttcttctgctctctctctctctctctctctctctctctctctctctccctcttccccactctctttttctgtctgttttgaTGGCTTTGAATTTGAAATAAATGTTGATATTTCTTCAAAACGTGAATATCTGCTATGGATATGTTTGTTAGAGCAGTCATCTTGTGAAGCGTGGCTGGACAGTGTTTCTGACACGCACGGTCTTTCCAAGCTATGTTTGATCTGGTAATGACCTTCCAAGGTCAGCTAAGCGCCTACACCAGATCATAGCAGTCACAGAGGCTTTCATCATCTTCAGTGAAACCATCCTCTTAGTGCCTCTGCATTATTTGAACAGATAGAGCTAAATGTCATAATAAAGCTGTGGTGACTTACACCTTCAAGGAAGTGTTGAGATGAGCTGTACACGTCAAGCCAGATTAAAAAGGGAACCTGTGTGTTTACCTACAAGGCTTCATAGCGCCAAGATCATCAATACTGGAGCTGTCATTAGAGATGATCCGTTTGGTTGCCAACCAACAGAATCAGAGGATGAGAATCAGGACTTGAATGATGTGGACAGTGATTTAAGGGATGTAATCAGGTCTGTGGCATTAGGCAGAGGGATCTTTGCTAGctatttcctccccctctccttcttttcttctccacctctccatctctccgtcagTCTGTCAAAGAATGTTAGTAACCCCATCTTCCCCATCTCCCTGAATAGACATTTTaatgtggaaacacacacactcggacgatgacacacacgcactgggTCTCTAAATCTGGACACACATGCTCTAACTCTGAGACATActttcatacacactcacaaattcacacacatacacacagtatggAGATCGGAAACAGTTTGACTCAATTGTAATGTAATCTTCCTTTGAGAGACTACTGTGCCATCCGAGGAATGCTTTCACATAGCCTGTTCTAGTGTTAGCTTTAGCACTGGGCCACGTTAACATAAGACCAATAATGGAAGCGTTAGCGTTAGCATAATCATTAGAGCTGAGTTAAAGTTAATATAGTTTCTTACAATAGACAGCAGGGTAAGAAGTTGTTATGGCTGAAATTGTGGTTTGAGTGCTTAAAAGATCTCAACAGTAAGTATGCGGAGTGGTGCTATTTGTGGTGTGGAGGGACAAGTGAAATATGGGGGATCaaaggaaagaagggaggaaggtTTGTGTGGACACTGTGATGTCTGCaaacacattttgtttagaATAAATTGAATACAAAGTCTGCCTTTAGCCAATTGTACCCAGAAGTAAATTAGGATCCACAGTATTGGTGCACTGTCTATAAACAATCCATGCTAGAGCTCGATTGCAAACATATAACATTGTAATATATGGCACAATAGATGCATTCACGTTTTCCATTCTTCCATCTGGTCAGTGCTCAAACAAATGGTTAATCCTTATTTAtgcaaatatcatattttgggTGTCAGAGATAAAAGACAGATCCAGGAGAGTTGgcaattaaaaacacacacgttGTGCAGGCACTGAGATACCCCCGTGGCCTTCTGCACACCCAGAATACAATGGCCTATGGAAGCaacaatggttcagaatgtgaaaggagggagaaagagagagtgagagatagaagtgtgtgttgagggacTATGATAACAAAGAGTCAATACAAcacatggaggtagagagaagagacacatgggaggtggagatgtgaaaggaggaggggatgtgaaaggaggaggggatgtgaaaggaggaggggatgtgaaaggaggaggggatgtgaaaggagaaggggatgtgaaaggaggtggggatgtgaaaggaggaggggatgtgaaaggaggaggggatgtgaaaggaggaggaaatgtgaaaggaggaggaaatgtgaaaggaggaggggatgtgaaaggagtaggggatgtgaaaggaggaggggatgtgaaaggaggaggggatgtgaaaggaggaggggatgtgaaaggagaaggggatgtgaaaggaggaggggatgtgaaaggaggaggggatgtgaaaggagaaggggatgtgaaaggaggTGGGGATGTGAAAAGAGGAGGggatgtgaaaggagtaggggatgtgaaaggaggaggggatgtgaaaggaggaggggatgtgaaaggaggaggggatgtgaaaggaggaggaaatgtgaaaggaggaggaaatgtgaaaggagatggagatgtgaaaggaggaggggatgtgaaaggaggaggggatgtgaaaaggggggagagggtattgAAAAGCCAAGGGAATTCTGTAAAGACataagacagaaatagagagaaagagagagagagagagagagagagagagagagagagagaaagatacatgGTTGGATGAAGGCAGGGTTATTAGTCTAATTAGTGTACAGTGCCCATGATGTAGTCTGATATTAAGATGTTGGTAagccacacacagagcagaacacTTATAGGACTATTTAGTTTTCAGTTTTTTCTTATAGTATAAATGAAGGTAAGGAAAATAGGCATGACAGGgtgaggccacacacacacagtcccacacacagtcccacacacacagtcccacacacacagtcccatacacagtcccacacacacagtcccacacacagtcccacacacacagtcccacacacacaggagggatcCTGTCTTACAGAGTCTCAATAATTGATTTTTCGGCAAGGGAGGGCATTTCTGGGGTGAGAAGGGCACTGAGATGACAGCCATGCCTGGCATGAGTTTCTACACACCTGAGGGTCAGAAGATTTTAATGGGCCTAAATGTTTTGGCTACACAACTCCCCTCAAGTTGTTTTTGTCTAGAGGCTTTTAGCCTGGTGTTTAAAGTTAAACACCAGAATCTATTGTACACAACCAAGGCAAGCAGAAGCCTCGTCCACAACTCATGAAGGTCAAATGGAATTGGAATTCTGTTGCTACAGAAACGGAAAGTCAAAGTGTTATGCCTTCTGGGTCTTTAATGTTGCATAAAAAGACCAAACTCCAATACTGACAAAAAAAATATCTGTGTTGTTATGAATATTATATCGCAATCCCTTTCTAACAATATATGCAGCGAGTGCTTGTGCGGATGTAATCTCGTTTTTTACGGCTTAATAAAAACGCAGCGACCAAAATGGAAAAGTATGAACAATATGAGCTACGATCGTGGGAGGACGAGTTCAATTTAGTTAGTGTTCTATTCGGGCAATGTGATTGCCTTTTGCTGCAGAGTGCTGGCAAGCTGCTGAAGTCAATATAACACAGGGAGAGTTATAGCAGTGATGCCGTGTACGCTTTAATGTGGGattgaattaaataaataaagatgtggaggagaggaggagaccctTGTCTGGTTTAGTAGTTGACTGCTGTGTGAATTGTAAACACATATTTATCtttgtgctcacacacacatgcacgcaagcaCCCTGTGGAGAAAGCCCACACAAATGTTATGGATTAAGAACGAAAAGAAGGAAGGCGTTGAAAATGTGTTTAGGCACTCAGATTAATTTTTCATCTCTCACGGGCATGTCAAACCCAAGGAGTCTTATTTCTTACCTTAgcagggggggtgtttgtgaatgtgtgtttgtgactgtgtacgtgtgtgtggagtaAAATAAAAGGTTTACCAACATGTATTGAGGGattgtatacagtatatgaatCGGTAAAATAAGATTTAATGTAAATTAAATAAAAGTGTAAAATGTTAAAGTAAatgcaaataaatacataatgaCAAATATGTGATTTATGTTAATTAAGTTAGCCGTCAAATTTGAATATTTAAACTCAGTCAATACATTCTGCCTGATGTATAAGGGGGTTGTAAATTATATTTCGACAGTTAGCTTGTATGCCTTAGGGATGTATATATATGTGGCTGAAGAGGAGAATTGTGGGAtattggaggaagaggaggagaggagagggcatggGGTTCAGCAGAGAGGCGTCTCtttgaaggcaggcaggcaggcagaaaacaACCTGATCTAATCTACAAGCCCTGGCAAACTCCCTCTCGGAACTGGAAACCAGAACTCGTTGGAAATGTTAAAGTTGACATATGAGTTTCCATGCTCAGTTGTTAAAGCACAGAACTAACCCTGCTGTGGTAAAAGGGTTGGATTTCCACTTGGGTCACGCACACTGAAAATGTCAACATTCACTGACTGTGAGTAGCTTTGGTATCAtctttttattaatttttaaaaacgttttgccAGTTTTCAATGGGCAGAAGAGTAAATGTTCTTTACGAAATGCATCCCACACATTGACCTTGAAAAGCTGGTTTTCTTGGTGAGGCCAGTCCaaaaaagggggtggggggaggcatGTATAATTCAATGTTCCCACATTGGCCTACACATACTACACACTCAGACTGTGCTACATGctcatagcacacacacacacccacacacacacccacacacacacacacacacacacacacacacacacacacacacacacacacacacacacacacacacacacacacacacacacacactctacactctca from Osmerus mordax isolate fOsmMor3 chromosome 14, fOsmMor3.pri, whole genome shotgun sequence harbors:
- the LOC136955918 gene encoding neuronal acetylcholine receptor subunit alpha-3-like, with the protein product MHPALRGTLLLLLFLLITQDCFSSKAEDRLFRKLFRKYNQFIRPVENVSDPVTVEFEVSMSQLVKVDEVNQIMETNLWLRHIWNDYKLKWAPVEFDGIEFIRVPSNKIWRPDIVLYNNAVGDFLVEDKTKALLKFDGTITWVPPAIFKSSCPMDITYFPFDYQNCSMKFGSWTYDKAKIDLVLIGSKVNLKDFWESGEWEIIDAPGYKHDIKYNCCEEIYPDITYSFYIRRLPLFYTINLIIPCLLISFLTVLVFYLPSDCGEKVTLCISVLLSLTVFLLVITETIPSTSLVIPLIGEYLLFTMIFVTLSIVITVFVLNVHYRTPMTHTMPGWVRSVFLSILPRVMLMRRPLDQDGKAVGVQSFGEGGGSGGRAGGSGGKGAKKRKNSLSQQSGGGSVNCLDFGENKLSVEGGCAGKKCPCPCQHGKETPETADPGKLSRQLSHQSVNTVVAFSMVSPEIKQAIESVKYIAENMRSRNKAKEVEDDWKYVAMVIDRIFLWVFITVCILGTLGLFLRPVIGFLS